The Cottoperca gobio chromosome 8, fCotGob3.1, whole genome shotgun sequence genome contains the following window.
ACAAAGCTGGACAAAAGGTACATAAAACTAAACATAGAACTattatgtacatacatgtaggtgcaaaagaataaaaatatcTCACTTGCAGCCCTAGTAAACAATGTGCTGAAATCATGGATCTTCTTATTATCGTTGTGCAGAGACTACTATATAGTCAAAGTAACATTTGACCAAGCATGGACTGTTGCAAATTACCACACATTAGTTGAGACTCAGGCTGGCAGCTTGCTTCCTGGTTAATAATAGTTTGCACAAACAATCCTCGCTTCATTAGTTAGATGCAAACAGTAAGCTCAAATTCAAGCCTCTACAACGTGTGTTGCGCCATGTATGCACTGTCCAACACTGCTGACCGCCTGTCAGTAGCTAAATAAGGACACAGACGGCTGCAGGAGAAAAGGGCCACTAGCTCTGACCTAGCTTGCGTGATAGCTAGGTGGCTAGCTCCGCACAGTCACAACATGCAAACAGCAGCGAACAGCAGCTCAGATGCGCATTGCAGGACATTCCCCGGTGTGTGTCGGCTCACCTGATAATACGGAAGCTCCTCACCGTCTACACAGCGGACCAATGTCAGTGACAGCTGAAAAGCATCTATTAAAAGCAGGTATATGTGGTCAGCTCGCTCCAACAGTCGACCACGCGCTGACGGCTCGGACAAtaaagacaacacagacagcCTCTGGTCGTTTACCCGCGTCTCTGCTTTGAATGTGAACCAGCTTGCAAAGCCCCTCCACGGCCTTCGTTAAAACAGAAGCAGGAATCTGACAATGTTGGCAGGCTGACAGGATGATGACAGTGCGGTGGCCCCGGCGGGAGAAATAtgtggtttgtttatgaaaacaCGTAGAGGAGGAAGTCTGAAGAGTGCAAAACAAACCCCTCTCGACCAATGGGAGGCGGAGGGTGACGTCTAGAATGTGGGTCAACCAATCAGATTGGACTTCACATGAGCCCTTTATGGCTATCAGTTTGATTGTTGGTACAGTCTCATAATGTTGTTGGAGGATTATCATTTCCTGCTGTAGATTTAGGATACAAATCATTCAATCTGGCTGCAAATTGATCAAATTTACGCAATGTAAGGAACAAGTATATGCAGTTCAGACAAGATTTAGGAAATCTTGGGGAGGATTTATGGGGAAGTGGTTTGGTTGTTGTggtttattgatttatttactttactgtctcagaggcaaatattgtaaaTTTAGTTCtactacatttctttaaatatatttagttaccagttactttgcagattttgattattaattcaaatataactcaattaaaacattatgatattattataggttaggATAACAGCAGTGTATAAAGCAAATCAAATTAGCCCCATttttaccagctgcaaaatTAAAGCGATGTACACATGAATACAACAATAAATtattcaatattattatatatattattttgaaatgggccattctgcataatgaatacttttacttttggtatttaaagtatattttgatgcgaATACTTTAGATTTTTTACTTAAGTGcgattttgaatgcagtacttttacttgtaaccgGGTGTTTTAAAATATccgagtacttcttccactactgtgtatatgttatatgtggCCTGTAGTCAGGAGGTCCACATTTCCAAATCCGTCCTAAGACATTTTACTAACACCTAAACAAACTGCAAAAGATTGTCATTATCTACaaaattttacatttaatttaatttactagtttattattaatttaacagttaaattatattttctgtaattTTATATCCCTGCACAATGGTCTAAATGTTGTTTGAAAAGCAAAGCTGttaactattattttcattattgattaatcatgtcataaaatatcagaaaacagtgaaaaatcaCAACTTTGTGACGTacagttaaaaaatataaatataaataaaatattcagtttacaatcattgaaaatgaaaacaaacggcaaaaaaaaacacatttgagctTTTTTGCTTGTggaattatttataatatttttcgaTTATCACAATTGCAGATTAATTGTTGAAAAGCCATCATTGGtaaggttttaaaaaaatgttttaattaaaaacacaagatatcTAGTCCCAACATGTCAATAAACCCTCTAGACTACCAACAACATTGCTGGTGAAATGCCCTCTGAGTACAGTTGTTTGAGCACATGAGCCTTATTTCTGTACTGGGTCACTTATTCAAACCTTTGCTCATTCTGATCCACTTATACTCCAATACCTCACTTGTCACACAGCAAAGCAGGTCAGAAAAATACAGCCTTTGTTTCACCAACAGATTGGTTGATTATTATCACAGCGGTGAAGCCGGACTTTGACCGTAGCCTGTGGAAACAAGGACACAGGTGAGGCTAACTACACATAAAACCCTCCGTTTAAATGTGCCTGTATTGTGACTGTATTTAACACAGATGCATAATACAGCCTAAATACCACACTAATAACACTGTACCCACTTACATGGATATATTTGTAGTACCAATAAGAGAACGGTAATACATGCAGTCTGTTTAATCCTAATACATTCTTCATCTCTCCatgatcaatattattattattacctccTTGTTTTCCGTTtccagtgtaatgtagtgttgAGTTTTTACTTGGAATAAATTGTACTGTTGTGAaaactttcaaataaaatgttcccAAAGAAAACCCCAAGGAGGCCTAAAAGAACCACACTTCCTCTAGTATTTCTTGGAAACCAACTTCAATACATATTTCCTCCCAGAGGGTCGGGAGGGAACCCAATGTGAGGAACTGCATGGGAAtgacacactttcacacatgcactgaacacacactaatacaaaatgtctaTAAGTAGTTCTTCCACTCAAATAtacatgattgtttgcactaaTATTGATTTGTTGCTGAGAAAAATCCCTGACTGTTTCTTTAAACTCTGGGCTCTGACTGTAGGTGGAGGCCAGAGAAATGACCCGCTTGCAGATAATTCTATCAACAGTGATTAAGGATTGAGATTAAAGAGTTGAATGACAGTTTTGTTCCCACTGCATGGTGTTTAACAGTTAGACCAACAACTCCTCGACTAATCCTGTGCAAGAAATGTGTCTCACACTTCTTGTATTTACTTCTCCTTCACAGAAAtctgttatttattgttgtcaTGTGAGGGTGTGCTTGGGTCAATCCTGACTTCTGTTTCTGCAGAGGTAGCTTGACAAAAGAGCTGGGTAGTCACTCATCACCCCGGTGGCCCCGACTTCAAATGCAGCCTTtatgtcttcatcttcattgcacacaaacaaatgcaccTGCAATTACAGATATATTAGTCAACTGTAATGATCTGTTCGGGGTCCAgctcaaaaaaacaaacttagaATAGTTTTATCACCTTTACAAACAAATAGGgaataaacaaaacaagggTGAAAGTTAAAATTGCATGGCGGCCTGTTTCTGTCATCCTTACTGCAGTTTTGAACTACAGTACGTGACTTGACCATCAATAAAGCACAAACCCTGTTGTCATACATTTGGAGGGTGGCAGTTGTCTCAGATGTGACAGCATAAAAAGGAGACATCAGCATAAAGTGAGACCTCGGAGCATCAAGGAGCACTTGTTCTGACTGCGTagacaaataattgttttgaatGCCATGGCAGCAGCATTGTGATATTCCTCAGTTAGAAATATACagcattatgtatgtatgtatgtattatgtatatatttacatatatggTGGGTATTCtataacatctttaaaaataaagtaattctGACATTGTAATCATGTCAGAATTATGTAGATTCTATAACGACGAAGGGGAAGactagttgtttttgtttttttactgctcGTATTCTACAAGTTTGTGGACCAATATCGAAAATTGGCTAATGTCactcaacattttgttttaaattcacACTTTTAAAACAGTATGTTGGGGCTCCTGGATGAAAATTGTCCCcagataataaatacaattattctggtgggtaaaatatttatattcaaagaTCAACCATttcttttggaaataaatgcaaatgcgAATCAAAAGTGCTCTAGTGAATAGTTTGACTATAATAAACACTAAATACGCTCTACCTGTCATAtgtatatttcagtttttaaatgtataggTACTgtccatatactgtatttatttgaattgttgAAATGAAGGGTTcctattaatttaatttagtctCCTAtaatcttttctctctgttgtgaAGTTATATTGTCATGTCATCATACTGTCGTGTTTGTCATGTGTATTATATAACTGAATATAACTGAATCGTGGTGAAAGCACGGTTATTTTGAGTTTCCCCGTGATCCCCATttctaatatattatttttcttggaGAAATCTCATCAGAGCTTTTCTCCGTCACACTTTTATTACTCACAAGCGTTCACATGCGCTGAGGCCCTCAGCAGCTGACAAGGTAACAACATATGACCTCAAGTGTTGTAATGCTCAAACTATTCAGTGACCACTCGTGGTGTCGTCATCCCAGCAGAGATTACTCACATCAGGACAGTGGTGATGcatccaaaacacacagagtggctttgtgtaaagtgtaaagtgtaatGACCATGAAACCATTATGTGCTGTGGTTAAATTAAGTATGACATATGATGAGGCAGGGGCAgtaacaattaaacaaaatctgcctctccttctcgaTTTTGCATCCAGGAATTATGAGTTGAGGTTTTTCCTTTCACTGATAGATCCATGAGTAAATCTTCTGCTGTAGGATTTAGGAAGGTAAATACAATTCCAAGTTAACTAGTGGCTCAGCAGAGGGTTTTGATGAGCCAACATTTAATCAGAAACTGGATGAGTTTCTCTAGAGTATAAATCtgattttaattacttttatacTAATTGTGTTTCCTATTCTCATCtaaactttttatattttacggTTCTTGTTTTCCATGGATTCCTGTGATGCACTTAAACATAGTAAACTCTTAGGTAGAGGTTTCATACCTGAAGTCCACGGGCTGCGAGGTGATTAAAAAGACTCTTCCTCATTGTTAATCTGCAATGacagcataaataaatatatgaataattcAGTTATTACACAAACAGCAGTAAAGCATAATCTAGAATCTGCACCTATATAAACTGCATTATTGTACCCAACAATGTTGTATTTGGCATAAAAGCATCACCGCATGTACTGTGGAAGTAATGTTCTCGGTAATACGTTTTTTTCTCTGGCATGTTTGGTAATGACTCTTTTATGACTTCAGATTTCTACATCAAAACAAAGTGAGTTGTAAAGAAGGCTGCAGCGTAACTTCACTCACTTTTCTAACAAAGAGACGACCAGCATGTTCCTCAGGATGCGCTTCTGAGGAATGAACGTCCTTCAGCacccagagacagagaaagacacaatGGACTCATCTGTATTGTGACACAATTATCTCACACCTAATCACACAAGATTAGAGAATCTCAGAATAAATATAGTCACATGAGTGTATAGGGTGGCCTTCAGCCAAAGTAATTATAACTCAGACTAACATGTGGGATGCAGGTGCACACAAAACACTGGCCTTGGACATAAAGACAACTGTGGTGAAGTCTGAGCAGAGAGGGGGGAAGGATTTCTCTGTAAAattacacatgcatgcataggCGTGGGTTTTGGCAGGGACACAGGGGACACGTCCCCCCTCAGTGTGAATTGTCCCCcctaataaaaacatgaaagtagCAAAGGACTTAAGAGCCGCTAGAACACAATGAATAGATGCACTAATGACTCCCGGAAAGTAGGTGGcagtatttaatttaaattgaatGAATTACCATGAATTCATTTATCATTGACATGAATAAGTGccacatacacatttaaagaggGTACTTGTCTAAATGTGTTAACACAGCAGGGATAACAATTAACGCGATAAGTTGATCTACAGGAGaataaatatttctatattttttaattgtcacctgaatgttgtgttttcctctACATAGATAAAATTTCCACCATAAATAGTTGCAGAAAAAAATCATCAGAATGCAGGAAAATCAAGTGTTGGACAATCAAATGTTACTGGGAGAgaccccccaacacacacacacacacacacacacacacacacacacacacacacgcacgcacgtacacgacactcactcactcacatatATTGTGTCGCTCCCAATGTTGAAACAAAACCTATGCCCTtgcatgcatgaacacacacacaggctcaaaAATACAGCCACACCTGTTAATGATGCGTGGCAGGTAGAACTGCAGTAAACTCTCTCCCAGTGGCACAAAGGGCAGCAGGCCGCTGTagaagagaagcagaagcagcACTCCTCTCTTCATAGTGAAACTGTACGGCATGGAGTCGTTCTacgaggaagcagagagagttTACAGTTTAATTTCACCTCTTTAGATCAAACAATCACAGTATTATAAGAGGCAAACTTGATGTTGGCTGTAAATTGCTCCACAAGTAACTTTGTCTCCCCCAGGTGGACTATATACCGTTCTGCGGCATTCCTTCATGACGCTGGAGTTCACGGAGGCCCAGACTGTGATCTCCTCTCGGTTGTAGCGTCTAACCAAGTCTGACACCTGCACACGGATCCACACGCAGGGTCACAGATGTAGGCGGTGAACAAATAAAGAGACATAAGAAGATTCATCAGTCTACATTTTTGAAGTAAAAACATGTGGGGGTTTTAAAGCAATATGAAGTTGCAGTCACATTGTTCATGAAAATAAGCAAAAATgcagacaaacatttttttaaacagatagACATCATTTAAATGTCGTCATCGGGGATAATCTTGACATTTGACTGCATAGTTTCTGAGCATCACAACAGCATCAGCACTCTTCACATCATATTCTTTAATATCATTGGGCAAGTTCTGAAACTGCTGAGTTACGGGTGGTTTTCTTTAGGTTTGCTGTACCTTTGCGATCAGCGGGTTGTTGTTCTCTTTGATCTCAATGCTGACAGGCAACTCAGGGAACTTCCTGAACACATCCTCCAGCAGAGCAAAC
Protein-coding sequences here:
- the gdpd3a gene encoding lysophospholipase D GDPD3a, producing MSSFLYFVLPALGGYTLTSLYLLKNPHVLHKRKRTAFYSTHVSHRGGCGERIESTMEAFTHAVEQGTQMLEMDCRLTRDGHVVVSHDENLLRQTGHDVTTSALNLQDMPLYKERLEVTFYAGRYSSGADRKFALLEDVFRKFPELPVSIEIKENNNPLIAKVSDLVRRYNREEITVWASVNSSVMKECRRTNDSMPYSFTMKRGVLLLLLFYSGLLPFVPLGESLLQFYLPRIINRTFIPQKRILRNMLVVSLLEKLTMRKSLFNHLAARGLQVHLFVCNEDEDIKAAFEVGATGVMSDYPALLSSYLCRNRSQD